The following nucleotide sequence is from Candidatus Aminicenantes bacterium.
TCGCAACGGCATCCTCCGCACCCCGCTCGAATTTGCGCCGGGGTTGAGCCGGGCGGCCGAGGCCCGCGTCTTCATCAAGTGGGAATGCGATCAGCAGACCGGCTCCTTCAAGCTGCGGGGCGCTCTGAACGCGCTCCGATCGTTGACCGCGGCCGAGCGCGGACGCGGCGTGCTGTCCGCCTCCACCGGAAACCACGGGCTGGCCATGCTCCACGCCGCCGGTTTGGAAAAGATCCGCCTAACGCTCTTCGTCCCGTTGACCATCGCCGCCGTCAAGCGCGACAAGCTGAGGGCGGCCGGAGCCGATCTCGTCATCGCCGGAGCGACCTGCGAACAGTCCGAGATCATGGCCCGGGCCGAGGCGGCTCGGTCGGGCCGGGTTTATGTATCGCCCTATAACGACGCCCGGGTCGTGGCCGGGCAGGGTACCGTGGGCCTGGAGATCGGGGCCGCGCTTCCGGACCTCGGTGATGTCCTGGTCCCGGTGGGAGGCGGAGGACTGGCGGCCGGGATCGGCGCGGCGCTTGCGGCGCGCTTGCCGATGGTCCGGGTTTGGGGTGTGGAACCGGCGCATTCGGCCTTCATGGCGGCCTCGCTGACCGCCGGACGCCTGGTCGAGATCGCCGAAAAGCCGACTCTGGCCGATGCCGTCGCTGGCGGCATCGAGCCGGGTTCGATCACTTTCGACCTCTGCCGGAGATGCCTGAGCGGGATCATCACGGTGTCCGAGCGGACTTTGCGGGCCGCCCGCCTCTGCATGGAAAGGCTCCACGGACGGCCCGTGGAAGGCGCCGGAGCGTTGGCCCTGGCTGGGCTGCGCACCCGTCTTGATGTCTTCCGCGGCCGGACGGTGGTTCTCGTCGTCAGCGGGCGCAATGCGCCGCCGGCCGCCGCCGGGTTGCCGCGGCGATCCGTTTCGAATAAGATGAAGCAGGATTGATGCGGTGCGAGTGATAAGTCCTCTCAAACGCAGGCGGGCTTTTATCCTGCTCGCCGCAGCGTTCTTTCTTCCCGCCTGCCCGCGGCCCGGCAAAACCGTCTATACGATCGGCATCCTCCAGCTTCTCGAATCTCCGACCGCCCGCGAAATCCGGCGGGGGATCGTCAAGGCCCTGGAGGATTACGGCCTGCGCAACGGGGCCAATATCCGGCTCGACGTCCGCGATGGGCTGGGCGACCTGTCCGAGGTTCAGCGGATTGCGCGCGACTTCGTTACGGACCGGATGGACCTGATCATCGCCGTCACGACGCCTTGCCTTCAGGCCGCCCTGATCGCAGCCCCCAAGACTCCGATCGTCTTCACCTCGGTGGCCAACCCATACCTGACCAGGGCCGGAACGGCAGCGGCCAATCACTTGGACAATGTCACCGGCGTCGCCTCGACCGGCCCAATCCGGCAGACGCTGGTCTTCGTCAAGGAGGTCCTGCCGTCGGTCCGGAGAGTGGGGACGCTGTGGACACCTTCCGAGCTCAACTCCGAGTATTATCTCGGTCTGTTGCGATCGGCCGCGGACGAGCTGGGGCTGGAGATCGTGACCGTACCCGTGGCCAACCCGAACGAGGTGCTGCTGGCCTCGCAGGTTCTGATCAACAAGCGGGTCGATGCCATCTACCAGATCTCCGACAATACGGTCAACGCCTCCTTCGAGGCGCTGGGCCAGGCCGCGGTCGAGGCGGGACTTCCGCTTTTCGGCGGCTTCCTTTTATCCACCCGATCGGGAGCCTGCGCGGCCATGGGCTGGGATTTCTTCGACATGGGCTACAAGACCGGCTCGCTGGCGGTCCGGATCAAGAACGGCGAGAAGCCCGCCGGCATTCCTTTCCTGTCCATGAGCAACGTCCATCTCTCGCTCAACCCGGCGGCTGCCGCCCGGCAGGGCATCCGGTTCACGGAGGCCGTGCGGAAACGAGCCGCCGAGATCGTGGCCGAGGACCTTCCGGCGGGGAAGACGAACGGTGAATCGGCGGATGGGAGCGCGATCCGCCTGCCGGGCGCCCGCTAGGGGGCGAGCAGGCTGCGGCCGCGACCCGGGCGGACCGAGCGGCGAATCGCCCGTCCGGTCTCGCAAATCGCTTCGGCGCAAGCCTCGGCGAGCTCCCGGCCGAGGGCCAAATGGGCCAAGATCGAAGCCGAGAGAAAGCACCCCGTCCCATGCGCGTTGCGATTCAGCCGGGGATGAGGGAAGCGGCGGACCCGCGAACCGTCGAAGAGGACATCGATAGCGGCCCCTGGTAAATGCCCCCCCTTGATCAGGCAGGCGCAACTCCAGTCTTCGGCAAGAGACCGCGCCGCCTCCTCCATCGCTTCGGGCGTCGCCACCGGGTGTCCGGTCAGCCAGGAGGCTTCCGCGAGATTGGGCGTCAGCAAAGTGAGCCGGCCGCTGAGGGCGGCGGTGAAGCGGGCCCGGGAAATGCGGCCGGCGAGTAGGGCGCCCGACGTGGCGCGGAGAATCGGATCGACAACCCGCGGAATCGAAGGGTGAAGCGCCAGTCCGCGCGCGATCTCGGCCAAGCCGGCGGGGGACCCGGCCATCCCGATTTTGATGCCGGCGGGCGGCAGATCGGCCCGCAGCGCATCCCACTGGCGGCGGATGAAGGCGGGAGGGACGGGCCGAACGGCGAAAACGGAAGCCGAGTCCTGGGCCGTCAAGGCCGTCAGGACGGCCGCGCCGCGAAAGCCCAGACTGCGAAAGACGGCCAGGTCCAATAAAACGCCGGCTCCCCCCGAGGGATCGAAGCCGGCGACGCTGTAGAGGGTTTTGATCATACCTCCTCATGGTAAGGTCCGGCGGGAAGGAAATCAAGCTTGGCCTCAGCCCATGCGTCGGCGGCTGTGATAAAATCGAAATGTGAATACGGTCCGGGCCCGCATTTTCGTCTTCGGCCGGGTGCATGGGGTATGGTATCGCGGCTTCACCGAGCGGCGGGCCGAAGACCTGGGCCTCGTCGGCTGGGTGCGCAACTTGGCCGATGGAACCGTTGAAGTTCTGGCCGAAGGGCCGAGGCCCGCGATTAAAGCGTTGCTCGGGCTGCTCGGGCAGGGGCCGCCGGGCGCCCGAGTCGACCGCGTCGAGACCGAGTGGGGGGAGGCAACCGGGGAGTTCGATCGCTTCCGGATTCAGCCGACGGTTTATTGAGGCTTGCCGGTTCGGCGCCCGGCCAGGAACTTGGTCCGGCATTCGGGTGAGCAGAAATAATGCTCCCGGCCGTCGGATGTCTCCCGCAGGGCGTTCTCCTTCGGCAAGTAGGTCTGGCAGATCTCGTCCTTGACCATCATCCCGCTCAAGCGGGGCTTGGCCGACGGCCGGGCTTTCCGCCGCGATGCGCCGGTCAGCAGTCGGTAGACCGACCAGACCAAATATGCGGTGAAGGCGTAATAGACGAGAC
It contains:
- a CDS encoding pyridoxal-phosphate dependent enzyme, with the translated sequence MTNREYAASVERADERIRNGILRTPLEFAPGLSRAAEARVFIKWECDQQTGSFKLRGALNALRSLTAAERGRGVLSASTGNHGLAMLHAAGLEKIRLTLFVPLTIAAVKRDKLRAAGADLVIAGATCEQSEIMARAEAARSGRVYVSPYNDARVVAGQGTVGLEIGAALPDLGDVLVPVGGGGLAAGIGAALAARLPMVRVWGVEPAHSAFMAASLTAGRLVEIAEKPTLADAVAGGIEPGSITFDLCRRCLSGIITVSERTLRAARLCMERLHGRPVEGAGALALAGLRTRLDVFRGRTVVLVVSGRNAPPAAAGLPRRSVSNKMKQD
- a CDS encoding TRASH domain protein gives rise to the protein MFIRGLFRLVYYAFTAYLVWSVYRLLTGASRRKARPSAKPRLSGMMVKDEICQTYLPKENALRETSDGREHYFCSPECRTKFLAGRRTGKPQ
- a CDS encoding hydroxymethylpyrimidine/phosphomethylpyrimidine kinase; the protein is MIKTLYSVAGFDPSGGAGVLLDLAVFRSLGFRGAAVLTALTAQDSASVFAVRPVPPAFIRRQWDALRADLPPAGIKIGMAGSPAGLAEIARGLALHPSIPRVVDPILRATSGALLAGRISRARFTAALSGRLTLLTPNLAEASWLTGHPVATPEAMEEAARSLAEDWSCACLIKGGHLPGAAIDVLFDGSRVRRFPHPRLNRNAHGTGCFLSASILAHLALGRELAEACAEAICETGRAIRRSVRPGRGRSLLAP
- a CDS encoding acylphosphatase produces the protein MNTVRARIFVFGRVHGVWYRGFTERRAEDLGLVGWVRNLADGTVEVLAEGPRPAIKALLGLLGQGPPGARVDRVETEWGEATGEFDRFRIQPTVY
- a CDS encoding ABC transporter substrate-binding protein, which translates into the protein MRVISPLKRRRAFILLAAAFFLPACPRPGKTVYTIGILQLLESPTAREIRRGIVKALEDYGLRNGANIRLDVRDGLGDLSEVQRIARDFVTDRMDLIIAVTTPCLQAALIAAPKTPIVFTSVANPYLTRAGTAAANHLDNVTGVASTGPIRQTLVFVKEVLPSVRRVGTLWTPSELNSEYYLGLLRSAADELGLEIVTVPVANPNEVLLASQVLINKRVDAIYQISDNTVNASFEALGQAAVEAGLPLFGGFLLSTRSGACAAMGWDFFDMGYKTGSLAVRIKNGEKPAGIPFLSMSNVHLSLNPAAAARQGIRFTEAVRKRAAEIVAEDLPAGKTNGESADGSAIRLPGAR